Proteins from a single region of Oncorhynchus tshawytscha isolate Ot180627B linkage group LG03, Otsh_v2.0, whole genome shotgun sequence:
- the LOC112229632 gene encoding type-4 ice-structuring protein LS-12, with amino-acid sequence MKFSLVAALVVVLAIGCESGSLVKRDIPAEIETLTKYFQDAIETVKSHELISQAQGYLEEGKTQITPLTDKIQEHAEKIQEQMKPFVSDIEKQVRPMADNLQAQFMPLVDKMQAQFKPLADDLQAQMEQLFQTVVDQTKALLPPQ; translated from the exons ATGAAATTCTCTCTCGTCGCTGCCCTTGTTGTTGTGCTGGCCATTG GCTGTGAGTCCGGTTCCCTGGTGAAGCGTGACATCCCTGCTGAGATCGAGACTCTCACAAAGTACTTCCAGGACGCCATTGAGACAGTGAAGTCTCATGAGCTGATCAGCCAGGCTCA GGGTTACCTGGAGGAGGGTAAGACTCAGATCACACCTCTGACCGACAAGATCCAGGAGCATGCTGAGAAGATCCAGGAGCAGATGAAGCCCTTCGTCAGTGACATCGAGAAGCAGGTGCGTCCCATGGCTGATAACCTGCAGGCCCAGTTCATGCCTCTGGTCGACAAGATGCAGGCCCAGTTCAAGCCTCTGGCTGATGACCTGCAGGCCCAGATGGAGCAGCTCTTCCAGACCGTGGTTGACCAAACCAAGGCTCTCCTCCCCCCCCAGTAA